From Actinoplanes oblitus, a single genomic window includes:
- a CDS encoding TetR family transcriptional regulator, which yields MSTPTVSTGPLRRVPVQGRSVARVQRMLDACAELVDEVGYEGLTTTLLAERAEVAIGSVYQFFPDKRAIVQALALRNMDAYLQSLSDRFAAETFAHWWDAVDAAIDGYIHMHRSVPGFRTLHFGDVVDLHLLDSDRDNNAVIAERLAELLTDQFQLVDRARVRFALQISVEAADALIKLAFRRDPAGDEAVLTEVKALIREYLHRHVQA from the coding sequence GTGTCGACACCAACCGTCAGCACCGGACCGCTGCGGCGGGTTCCGGTGCAGGGCAGAAGCGTTGCCCGGGTTCAACGCATGCTCGACGCCTGCGCCGAGCTCGTGGACGAGGTCGGCTATGAGGGCCTGACCACGACGCTGCTGGCTGAACGGGCCGAGGTCGCCATCGGCTCGGTCTACCAGTTCTTCCCGGACAAGCGGGCCATCGTGCAGGCCCTCGCGCTGCGCAACATGGATGCCTACCTGCAGAGCCTCTCCGACCGCTTCGCGGCCGAGACCTTCGCGCACTGGTGGGACGCGGTGGACGCGGCCATAGACGGCTACATCCACATGCACCGTAGCGTCCCGGGTTTCCGCACGCTGCACTTCGGCGACGTCGTCGACCTGCACCTGCTCGACTCCGACCGGGACAACAACGCGGTGATCGCGGAGCGCCTGGCCGAGCTGCTCACCGACCAGTTCCAGCTGGTCGACCGGGCGCGGGTGCGGTTCGCGCTGCAGATCTCGGTGGAGGCCGCCGACGCGCTGATCAAGCTGGCGTTCCGGCGCGACCCGGCCGGTGACGAGGCGGTGCTCACCGAGGTGAAAGCGCTGATCCGGGAGTACCTGCACCGGCACGTCCAGGCCTGA
- a CDS encoding amino acid deaminase/aldolase has translation MLIDRDTLRHRLETATRHLETPLAVVDLAAFDDNADRLTARAAGKPIRVASKSVRCRALLERVLARPGWRGVMAYTLPEAIWLVSSGVTDDVLVAYPTADRAALRELTGDAKLAGAISVMVDHPSQLDLIDRVAPPGDRPEIRLCMDLDASWKPGGSVHIGVRRSPVHSARQAGELARTIAERQGFRLVGMMSYEAHIAGVGDAPPGRALRARAIRLMQSRALPELLDRRAAAVRAVREHADLEYVNGGGTGSVAVTSADPSVTEVTAGSGLYGPTLFDAYRSWQSTPAAFFALSVVRIPAPRMATVLGGGWVASGPAEASRLPMPYLPAGLAFKSDEGPGEVQTPLLGAAAERLRPGDRVWFRHAKAGELCEHVNQLQLIDGDTATPAPTYRGEGHAFLG, from the coding sequence GTGCTCATCGATCGCGACACTCTGCGCCACCGGCTCGAGACGGCCACCCGCCACCTGGAGACCCCGCTGGCAGTGGTCGATCTGGCCGCTTTCGACGACAACGCCGACCGTTTGACGGCTCGCGCGGCGGGCAAGCCGATCCGGGTGGCGAGCAAGTCGGTTCGCTGCCGAGCCCTGCTCGAACGGGTACTGGCCCGGCCGGGGTGGCGCGGCGTCATGGCGTACACCCTGCCCGAGGCGATCTGGCTGGTCTCCTCGGGCGTGACGGACGACGTGCTGGTGGCGTACCCGACAGCGGACCGGGCCGCGCTGCGCGAGCTGACCGGCGACGCGAAGCTGGCCGGCGCGATCTCGGTGATGGTCGACCACCCGTCCCAGCTCGACCTGATCGACCGGGTCGCCCCGCCCGGGGATCGCCCGGAGATCCGGCTCTGCATGGATCTGGACGCCTCCTGGAAACCGGGTGGTTCGGTGCACATCGGGGTCCGCCGCTCGCCGGTGCACTCCGCCCGCCAGGCCGGCGAGCTGGCCCGCACGATCGCCGAGCGGCAGGGGTTCCGGCTGGTCGGGATGATGTCCTACGAGGCGCACATCGCCGGGGTCGGCGACGCTCCGCCCGGCCGGGCGCTGCGTGCCCGCGCCATCCGGCTGATGCAGAGCCGCGCCCTTCCGGAGCTGCTGGACCGCCGGGCCGCTGCCGTCCGGGCGGTCCGCGAGCACGCGGATCTGGAGTACGTCAACGGCGGCGGAACCGGCAGCGTCGCCGTCACCAGCGCGGACCCGTCCGTCACCGAGGTCACCGCCGGCTCCGGCCTGTACGGCCCCACCCTCTTCGACGCGTACCGCAGCTGGCAGTCCACCCCCGCGGCGTTCTTCGCGCTCTCCGTGGTCCGCATCCCGGCACCCCGGATGGCGACAGTGCTGGGCGGTGGCTGGGTCGCCTCCGGACCGGCCGAGGCGTCCCGGCTGCCGATGCCGTACCTGCCGGCCGGGCTGGCGTTCAAGTCCGACGAGGGACCGGGTGAGGTGCAGACGCCGCTGCTGGGCGCGGCCGCCGAGCGGCTGCGCCCGGGCGACCGGGTGTGGTTCCGGCACGCCAAGGCCGGCGAGCTGTGCGAGCACGTCAACCAGCTACAGCTGATCGACGGTGACACAGCGACGCCGGCCCCGACGTACCGGGGCGAAGGCCATGCCTTCCTGGGCTGA
- the tmk gene encoding dTMP kinase has product MTRGRRIQCSEQAPRGGRTIDTESRQETAPVELSGAAALRSVLRIRPFRRLWLVLGAASFGDWIGLLATGLFASAQFTNAAAQGAAFGGTIAVRLLPALLLGPIAGVFADRFDRRYTMVITDLLRFVFYGSIPLVPLLGGSPALTVTWATIATFIGETITLIWIPAKEAAVPNLLHHKSQIEVSNQLTLVTTYGITPILGALALSALTAGVQHSGVSLPDWAQPVQLALYMNALSRLATALVVFFGIKEIGGKSAERERDAEQSMFKQFLEGWKYIGGTPLVRGLVLGIFGAFAAGGVVIGAARTYATSLGAGEAAFYLLFGTIFLGLAVGIGVGPMIVKDLSRRRWFGMNIVLASGSVMFLGLAFHLSMALVGALLVGAGAGMAFLAGTTLLYGEVDDAVRGRVFAVVQIGVRMVLLLAITLAGLLVGLGSSRQVDLGPVSFAVSSTRVLLLVAGAIGIWVGIGAFRQMDDKKGVPILADLFGSVRGRPLAPAEEFTRTGLFVVFEGGEGAGKSTQVNRLADALKAEGRDVVVTREPGATDIGSRIRGLVLNKEHGEGPSPRAEALLYAADRAHHVATVVRPALTRGAVVISDRYVDSSLAYQGAGRTLPVQEISWLSSWATGGLKPDLVVLLDVDPGVGLGRVSARGEGADRLESESKAFHERVRYAFLDLAAADPKRYLVLDAARPAEEIAAAVAGRLTDLLGPVPAEVEETASS; this is encoded by the coding sequence ATGACCAGGGGTCGCCGGATACAGTGCTCCGAGCAGGCACCACGGGGAGGTAGGACCATCGACACGGAAAGCCGCCAGGAGACCGCGCCGGTCGAGCTCTCGGGTGCGGCCGCGCTGCGCTCCGTCCTGCGGATCCGCCCGTTCCGCCGGCTGTGGCTGGTGCTCGGCGCCGCCTCGTTCGGTGACTGGATCGGTCTGCTGGCCACCGGCCTGTTCGCCTCCGCGCAGTTCACCAACGCGGCGGCACAGGGCGCGGCGTTCGGCGGCACGATCGCCGTCCGGCTGCTGCCGGCGCTGCTGCTCGGCCCGATCGCCGGTGTCTTCGCCGACCGGTTCGACAGGCGCTACACGATGGTGATCACCGACCTGCTGCGGTTCGTCTTCTACGGCTCGATCCCGCTGGTCCCGCTGCTCGGCGGCTCGCCCGCGCTGACCGTCACCTGGGCCACCATCGCCACCTTCATCGGCGAGACGATCACCCTGATTTGGATCCCGGCCAAGGAGGCAGCGGTTCCCAACCTGCTGCACCACAAGTCCCAGATCGAGGTCTCCAACCAGCTCACCCTGGTCACGACGTACGGCATCACGCCGATCCTGGGCGCCCTCGCGCTCTCCGCGCTGACCGCCGGCGTGCAGCACTCCGGTGTCTCGCTGCCCGACTGGGCGCAGCCGGTGCAGCTCGCCCTCTACATGAACGCGCTGTCCCGGCTGGCCACGGCGCTCGTCGTCTTCTTCGGCATCAAGGAGATCGGCGGCAAGAGCGCGGAGCGTGAGCGGGACGCCGAGCAGAGCATGTTCAAGCAGTTCCTGGAGGGCTGGAAGTACATCGGCGGCACCCCGCTGGTCCGCGGCCTGGTGCTGGGCATCTTCGGCGCGTTCGCGGCCGGCGGCGTGGTGATCGGCGCGGCCCGCACCTACGCCACCTCGCTGGGCGCCGGTGAGGCCGCGTTCTACCTGCTCTTCGGCACCATCTTCCTGGGCCTGGCGGTCGGCATCGGGGTCGGCCCGATGATCGTCAAGGACCTGTCCCGGCGCCGCTGGTTCGGCATGAACATCGTGCTGGCCAGCGGCTCGGTGATGTTCCTCGGCCTGGCCTTCCACCTGTCCATGGCGCTGGTCGGCGCGCTGCTGGTGGGCGCCGGCGCGGGCATGGCGTTCCTGGCCGGCACCACACTGCTCTACGGCGAGGTCGACGACGCGGTCCGCGGCCGGGTCTTCGCCGTGGTGCAGATCGGCGTCCGGATGGTGCTGCTGCTCGCCATCACCCTGGCCGGCCTGCTGGTCGGCCTCGGCAGCTCGCGGCAGGTCGACCTGGGCCCGGTCAGCTTCGCCGTCTCGTCCACCCGGGTGCTGCTGCTGGTGGCCGGCGCGATCGGGATCTGGGTGGGCATCGGCGCGTTCCGCCAGATGGACGACAAGAAGGGCGTGCCGATCCTGGCCGACCTGTTCGGGTCGGTTCGCGGGCGGCCGCTCGCCCCGGCCGAGGAGTTCACCCGGACCGGGCTGTTCGTGGTTTTCGAGGGCGGCGAGGGCGCCGGCAAGTCGACACAGGTGAACCGGCTGGCCGACGCGCTGAAGGCGGAGGGCCGGGACGTGGTGGTGACCCGGGAGCCGGGCGCCACCGACATCGGCTCCCGGATCCGCGGGCTGGTGCTGAACAAGGAGCACGGCGAGGGGCCGTCGCCGCGGGCCGAGGCGTTGCTCTACGCCGCCGACCGGGCGCATCACGTGGCCACCGTGGTCCGGCCGGCGCTGACCCGGGGCGCCGTGGTGATCAGCGACCGGTACGTGGACTCCTCGCTGGCGTACCAGGGGGCCGGTCGTACCCTGCCGGTCCAGGAGATCTCCTGGCTCTCCTCCTGGGCGACCGGCGGCCTCAAGCCGGACCTGGTGGTCCTGCTGGACGTGGATCCCGGCGTCGGTCTGGGCCGGGTCAGCGCCCGGGGCGAGGGCGCCGACCGGCTGGAGTCGGAGTCGAAGGCCTTCCACGAGCGGGTGCGCTACGCGTTCCTCGACCTGGCCGCCGCCGACCCCAAGCGGTACCTGGTGCTGGACGCGGCGCGGCCGGCCGAGGAGATCGCGGCCGCGGTGGCCGGCCGGTTGACCGACCTGCTCGGTCCGGTCCCGGCGGAGGTCGAGGAGACCGCCAGCTCCTGA
- a CDS encoding D-arabinono-1,4-lactone oxidase, with product MTTPVNSRRWTNWGQNQESVAEVLAPGSIDEVAAMVTAAAEAGRRIKTVGSGHSFTAIAVADDQRMFVHRLNQLVSVDGPLVTVQAGMQLSVLNALLARHGLAMPNLGDIDVQTVAGAISTATHGTGIKHATLASCVEAVTLVTAEGKIERYDLLSPEFPAVRAGLGALGVLVEVTLRCVPAFTLLADEKPMALADVLAGIEEWIPANDHVEFYWYPYTDRAQLKVNNRVPAHDRPLSGFRGWLDDEFLSNTVFQGVCKIGQKWPGAVPTMNSLAARALSARSYTDRSDRVFCTPRRVRFTEMEYEVPREALPEVLDALPRLIESLPFKVLFPVEVRFTGPDDVWLSHGYGRESAYIAVHQFLGSPYEPYFKALEALCEPLGGRPHWGKLHYRTAADLRPAYPRFDDFLAVRDRLDPARVFTNEYLDRVLGD from the coding sequence ATGACTACACCCGTTAACTCCCGCCGGTGGACCAACTGGGGACAGAACCAGGAGTCCGTCGCGGAGGTGCTCGCACCGGGAAGCATCGACGAGGTGGCTGCCATGGTCACCGCCGCCGCCGAGGCCGGCCGCCGGATCAAGACGGTCGGCAGCGGGCACTCGTTCACCGCCATCGCTGTCGCCGACGACCAGCGGATGTTCGTGCACCGGCTGAACCAGCTGGTCTCGGTGGACGGTCCGCTGGTCACCGTGCAGGCCGGGATGCAGCTGTCCGTGCTGAACGCGCTGCTGGCCCGGCACGGCCTGGCGATGCCGAACCTGGGCGACATCGACGTGCAGACGGTCGCCGGGGCGATCTCCACGGCCACCCACGGCACCGGCATCAAGCACGCCACGCTGGCCTCCTGCGTCGAGGCGGTCACCCTGGTGACCGCCGAGGGCAAGATCGAGAGGTACGACCTGCTCTCCCCCGAGTTCCCCGCCGTACGCGCCGGGCTGGGTGCGCTCGGCGTGCTGGTCGAGGTGACGCTGCGCTGCGTGCCGGCGTTCACCCTACTGGCCGACGAGAAGCCGATGGCGCTGGCCGACGTACTGGCCGGCATCGAGGAGTGGATCCCGGCCAACGATCACGTGGAGTTCTACTGGTACCCGTACACCGACCGGGCGCAGCTCAAGGTCAACAACCGGGTGCCGGCGCACGACCGGCCGCTGTCCGGGTTCCGTGGCTGGCTGGACGACGAGTTCCTGTCGAACACGGTTTTTCAAGGTGTCTGCAAAATCGGGCAGAAGTGGCCGGGTGCGGTGCCGACCATGAACTCGCTGGCGGCCCGCGCGCTGAGCGCCCGCAGCTACACCGACCGGTCCGACCGGGTGTTCTGCACGCCGCGCCGGGTCCGGTTCACCGAGATGGAGTACGAGGTCCCGCGCGAGGCGCTGCCCGAGGTGCTCGACGCGCTGCCCCGGCTGATCGAGTCGCTGCCGTTCAAGGTGCTCTTCCCGGTCGAGGTGCGGTTCACCGGGCCGGACGACGTGTGGCTGTCGCACGGGTACGGGCGGGAGTCCGCCTACATCGCCGTGCACCAGTTCCTGGGCAGCCCGTACGAGCCGTACTTCAAGGCGCTGGAGGCGCTCTGCGAGCCGCTGGGCGGGCGGCCGCACTGGGGGAAACTGCATTACCGGACGGCGGCGGACCTGCGTCCGGCGTACCCCAGGTTCGATGACTTCCTGGCGGTGCGGGATCGCCTCGACCCGGCCCGGGTCTTCACCAACGAATACCTGGACCGGGTCCTCGGCGACTAG
- the topA gene encoding type I DNA topoisomerase, producing the protein MPSDARTTRLVIVESPSKAKTIAGYLGPDYLVEASVGHIRDLPRNADEVPAKYKGQPWARLGVDVDNGFHALYVVSDSRKQQVAKLQKLAKEVDEIFLATDEDREGEAIAWHLIETIKPKVPVKRMVFHEITKPAIQAAVANPRDIDRSLVDAQEARRILDRLYGYEVSPVLWKKVMRGLSAGRVQSVATRIVVERERQRMAFRSAEYWDIQAQLAVLGQADGPRSFQATLIALDGDRIATGKDFEPTTGQLKPGATVVQLDGDGARGLAARLEGRPFAVTRVEEKPYRRRPYAPFITSTLQQEAARKLRNSSAQTMRTAQSLYEKGYITYMRTDSVNLSETAIAAARRQIAELYGANSVPPQPRRYTTKAKNAQEAHEAIRPAGDNFRTPGEVAKELTTDEFKLYELIWRRTIASQMTDAVGNSISVRIRAVSTANEEADFSASGKTITDPGFLRAYVESSDDESAEAEDAERRLPNLVKDQPLTADELNALGHHTSPPARYTEASLVKALEELGIGRPSTYSSIMQTIQDRGYVEKRGQAMIPSFLAFAVIGLLEGHYPRLVDYNFTAAMEGQLDDIAAGDGTQLDFLTSFYFGSQAPGADDDIARAGGLKKMVTENLSAIDAREVNSIPLFTDEENRQVVVRVGKFGPYLQRKASVPEGAEEPAEDRASIPEGLAPDELTPEKVAELFLAGNGDRTLGDDPATGEPVLVKSGRFGPYVQSGESKSSLFKSQSPQTLTLEQALQLLSLPRVVGKDAEGNEIIARNGKFGPFIQRLKDSRSLESEDRLFTVTLEEALAMLAAPKVRGQRGAPKPPLRDLGGVDPVSEKPLLVKDGRFGPYVTDGETNVTLRRGQTPEELTLQEAIEMIAEKRAKGPAPKKKAAAAKKAPAKKAAPAKKTTTAAKKAAPAKKAAPAKKTAAAKKAAATTE; encoded by the coding sequence GTGCCGAGTGACGCCAGGACGACCCGTCTGGTCATCGTCGAGTCTCCGTCGAAGGCCAAGACGATCGCCGGTTATCTGGGCCCCGACTATCTGGTCGAGGCCTCCGTCGGCCACATCCGTGACCTGCCGCGCAACGCCGACGAGGTGCCGGCCAAGTACAAGGGCCAGCCGTGGGCGCGCCTCGGCGTCGACGTCGACAACGGCTTTCACGCCCTCTACGTGGTCTCCGACAGCCGCAAGCAGCAGGTAGCCAAGCTGCAGAAACTGGCGAAAGAGGTGGACGAGATCTTCCTCGCCACCGATGAGGACCGCGAGGGCGAGGCCATCGCCTGGCACCTGATCGAAACGATCAAACCCAAGGTGCCGGTCAAGCGGATGGTCTTCCACGAGATCACCAAGCCGGCCATCCAGGCCGCCGTGGCGAACCCGCGCGACATCGACCGCTCCCTGGTCGACGCGCAGGAGGCCCGCCGCATCCTGGACCGGCTGTACGGCTACGAGGTCAGCCCGGTCCTGTGGAAAAAGGTGATGCGCGGCCTCTCGGCGGGCCGCGTGCAGTCGGTCGCCACCCGGATCGTGGTCGAGCGGGAGCGCCAGCGGATGGCGTTCCGCTCCGCGGAGTACTGGGACATCCAGGCGCAGCTGGCAGTGCTGGGCCAGGCCGACGGGCCGCGTTCGTTCCAGGCCACGCTGATCGCGCTGGACGGCGACCGGATCGCCACCGGCAAGGACTTCGAGCCCACCACCGGGCAGCTCAAGCCGGGCGCCACGGTGGTGCAGCTGGACGGCGACGGCGCCCGCGGGCTGGCCGCCCGTCTGGAGGGCCGGCCGTTCGCTGTCACCCGGGTCGAGGAGAAACCGTACCGGCGCCGGCCGTACGCGCCGTTCATCACCTCGACGCTCCAGCAGGAGGCGGCCCGCAAGCTGCGCAACTCCTCGGCACAGACGATGCGCACCGCGCAGAGCCTGTACGAGAAGGGCTACATCACTTATATGCGTACGGACTCGGTGAACCTCTCCGAGACCGCCATCGCCGCCGCCCGCCGCCAGATCGCCGAGCTCTACGGGGCGAACAGCGTGCCGCCGCAGCCGCGCCGCTACACCACCAAGGCGAAGAACGCGCAGGAGGCGCACGAGGCGATCCGCCCCGCCGGGGACAACTTCCGGACCCCGGGCGAGGTCGCCAAGGAGCTGACCACCGACGAGTTCAAGCTCTACGAGCTGATCTGGCGCCGGACCATCGCGTCGCAGATGACCGACGCGGTCGGTAACTCGATCAGTGTCCGGATCCGCGCGGTCTCCACGGCGAACGAGGAGGCCGACTTCTCCGCGTCCGGCAAGACGATCACCGACCCCGGGTTCCTCCGGGCGTACGTGGAGTCCTCCGACGACGAGAGCGCCGAGGCCGAGGACGCCGAGCGCCGTCTGCCGAACCTGGTGAAGGACCAGCCGCTGACCGCCGACGAGTTGAACGCGCTGGGCCACCACACCTCGCCGCCGGCCCGCTACACGGAGGCCTCGCTGGTCAAGGCGCTGGAGGAGCTGGGCATCGGCCGCCCGTCCACCTACTCGTCGATCATGCAGACCATCCAGGACCGCGGCTACGTGGAGAAACGCGGCCAGGCGATGATCCCGTCGTTCCTGGCGTTCGCGGTGATCGGCCTGCTCGAGGGGCACTACCCCCGCCTGGTCGACTACAACTTCACCGCCGCAATGGAGGGCCAGCTCGACGACATTGCCGCCGGCGACGGCACCCAGCTGGACTTCCTCACCTCGTTCTACTTCGGCAGCCAGGCGCCCGGCGCGGACGACGACATCGCCAGGGCCGGCGGCCTGAAGAAGATGGTGACCGAGAACCTCAGCGCGATCGACGCGCGGGAGGTCAACTCGATCCCGCTCTTCACCGACGAGGAGAACCGGCAGGTCGTCGTCCGGGTCGGCAAGTTCGGTCCGTACCTGCAGCGCAAGGCGTCGGTGCCGGAGGGCGCCGAGGAACCGGCCGAGGACCGCGCGTCGATCCCGGAGGGCCTGGCGCCCGACGAGCTGACCCCGGAGAAGGTTGCGGAGCTCTTCCTGGCCGGCAACGGCGACCGGACGCTGGGCGACGACCCGGCCACCGGCGAGCCGGTGCTGGTCAAGTCCGGCCGCTTCGGGCCCTACGTGCAGTCCGGCGAGAGCAAGTCGTCGCTGTTCAAGTCGCAGTCGCCGCAGACGCTCACGCTGGAGCAGGCGTTGCAGCTGCTGTCGCTGCCCCGGGTGGTCGGCAAGGACGCCGAGGGCAACGAGATCATCGCGCGCAACGGCAAGTTCGGGCCGTTCATCCAGCGGCTCAAGGACTCCCGGTCGCTGGAGAGCGAGGATCGGCTCTTCACCGTCACCCTGGAGGAGGCCTTGGCCATGCTGGCCGCGCCCAAAGTCCGGGGGCAGCGCGGGGCGCCCAAGCCGCCGCTGCGTGACCTGGGCGGCGTCGACCCGGTCTCGGAGAAACCGCTGCTGGTCAAGGACGGCCGGTTCGGGCCGTACGTGACCGATGGCGAGACCAACGTGACGCTGCGCCGCGGTCAGACTCCCGAGGAGCTGACCCTGCAGGAGGCGATCGAGATGATCGCCGAGAAGCGGGCGAAGGGTCCGGCGCCGAAGAAGAAGGCGGCGGCGGCGAAGAAGGCGCCGGCCAAGAAGGCCGCGCCCGCCAAGAAGACGACGACCGCCGCGAAGAAGGCCGCTCCGGCGAAGAAGGCAGCGCCGGCCAAGAAGACGGCCGCGGCCAAGAAGGCCGCGGCCACCACCGAGTGA
- a CDS encoding sodium-translocating pyrophosphatase encodes MSGTSVNLAAEGGGVSLSGSNVTFVIVALVFALIALGFAAMFVQSVLRTGRGTKNMQEIAGAVQEGASAYLFRQFKTLAVFVVIAVVLLFLLPVHDTDNETWVKIGRSLFFVVGAVFSSFIGGAGMALATRANLRVAAAAGATGGRETAMGIAFRTGGVVGFLTVGLGLFGGALVVLIFKRDAPTVLEGFGFGAALLAMFMRVGGGIFTKAADVGADLVGKVEQHIPEDDPRNAATIADNVGDNVGDCAGMAADLFESYAVTLVAALILGQAAFGQDGLIFPLIVSTIGVVIAILGVFITRLRPSDRNGLTAINRAFYISAVVSAIAVAVVTFLYLPNTFAGFGDAGIGKDIVDSGRNPQLVAIGAVVIGIVLAAAIQALTGYFTETNRRPVQDIGKSSATGAATVVLAGISVGLESAVYSALLIGAGVYGAFLLGGSSLTLSLFAVALAGTGLLTTVGVIVAMDTFGPISDNAQGIAEMSGDIDEQGARILTELDAVGNTTKAITKGIAIATAVLAATALFGSYTNSLASSLADAGITDVQGEIYQLLNIANPRSLVGLLVGAAVVFLFSGLAINAVSRSAGAVVMEVRRQFREHPGIMDRTERPEYGRVVDICTRDAQRELLTPGLLAIMAPIAVGFGLGAGALAAYLAGAIGAGTLMAVFLANSGGAWDNAKKLVEDGAYGGKGSEAHAATVIGDTVGDPFKDTAGPAINPLLKVMNLVSLLIAPAVVTWSIGTDANTPLRVAIALVALVIVTAAVVWSKRKPISMGDEAGAVAAGAADTAKAAQDAQHTDAAAQSRIKDNVG; translated from the coding sequence ATGTCCGGGACCTCGGTAAACCTCGCCGCCGAAGGTGGCGGAGTGTCCCTGAGCGGATCCAACGTCACATTCGTCATCGTCGCGCTGGTGTTCGCCCTGATCGCTCTGGGCTTCGCCGCGATGTTCGTCCAGTCGGTGCTGCGCACCGGCCGGGGCACCAAGAACATGCAGGAGATCGCCGGCGCCGTGCAGGAAGGCGCGTCGGCATACCTGTTCCGGCAGTTCAAGACGCTCGCCGTGTTCGTGGTGATCGCGGTCGTGCTGCTGTTCCTGTTGCCGGTGCACGACACCGACAACGAGACCTGGGTGAAGATCGGCCGATCACTGTTCTTCGTGGTCGGAGCGGTGTTCAGCTCATTCATCGGTGGTGCCGGCATGGCGCTGGCCACCCGGGCCAACCTGCGGGTCGCCGCGGCGGCCGGGGCGACCGGGGGCCGGGAGACCGCGATGGGTATCGCGTTCCGCACCGGTGGCGTGGTCGGGTTCCTCACCGTCGGCCTCGGCCTGTTCGGCGGCGCCCTGGTGGTGCTGATCTTCAAGAGGGACGCCCCGACAGTGCTGGAGGGCTTCGGGTTCGGCGCCGCCCTGCTCGCGATGTTCATGCGGGTCGGCGGCGGCATCTTCACCAAGGCGGCGGACGTCGGCGCCGACCTGGTCGGCAAGGTCGAGCAGCACATCCCGGAGGACGACCCGCGCAACGCCGCGACGATCGCGGACAACGTGGGCGACAACGTCGGTGACTGCGCCGGCATGGCCGCTGACCTGTTCGAGTCGTACGCGGTGACCCTGGTCGCCGCCCTGATCCTGGGCCAGGCCGCGTTCGGCCAGGACGGCCTGATCTTCCCGTTGATCGTCTCCACCATCGGTGTGGTGATCGCGATCCTGGGTGTCTTCATCACCCGGCTGCGCCCGTCCGACCGCAACGGCCTGACCGCTATCAACCGGGCGTTCTACATCTCCGCCGTGGTCTCGGCGATCGCCGTGGCAGTGGTGACCTTCCTCTACCTGCCGAACACGTTCGCCGGGTTCGGGGACGCGGGGATCGGCAAGGACATCGTGGACAGCGGGCGTAACCCGCAGCTGGTGGCGATCGGCGCGGTCGTGATCGGCATCGTGCTGGCCGCCGCCATCCAGGCGCTCACCGGCTACTTCACCGAGACCAACAGGCGTCCGGTGCAGGACATCGGCAAGTCGTCGGCGACCGGCGCGGCCACCGTGGTGCTGGCCGGCATCAGCGTCGGCCTGGAGTCCGCCGTCTATTCGGCGCTGCTGATCGGCGCCGGTGTCTACGGCGCGTTCCTGCTCGGCGGCTCGTCGCTGACCCTGTCGCTGTTCGCGGTGGCGCTGGCCGGCACCGGCCTGCTCACCACGGTCGGCGTGATCGTGGCGATGGACACCTTCGGCCCGATCTCGGACAACGCGCAGGGCATCGCCGAGATGTCCGGTGACATCGACGAGCAGGGCGCGCGGATCCTGACCGAGCTCGACGCGGTGGGCAACACCACCAAGGCGATCACCAAGGGCATCGCGATCGCGACCGCCGTGCTGGCCGCCACGGCGCTGTTCGGCTCGTACACCAACAGCCTGGCCAGCTCGCTCGCCGACGCCGGAATCACCGATGTCCAGGGGGAGATCTACCAGCTGCTGAACATCGCGAACCCGCGCAGCCTGGTCGGCCTGCTGGTCGGCGCGGCGGTGGTGTTCCTCTTCTCCGGTCTGGCGATCAACGCGGTGTCCCGCTCGGCGGGCGCGGTGGTCATGGAGGTGCGCCGGCAGTTCCGCGAGCACCCCGGGATCATGGACCGGACCGAGCGGCCCGAGTACGGCCGGGTGGTCGACATCTGCACCCGGGACGCGCAGCGCGAGCTGCTCACCCCCGGTCTGCTGGCGATCATGGCCCCGATCGCTGTGGGCTTCGGGCTGGGCGCGGGGGCGCTGGCCGCGTACCTGGCCGGCGCGATCGGCGCCGGCACGCTGATGGCGGTCTTCCTGGCCAACTCCGGTGGCGCCTGGGACAACGCGAAGAAGCTGGTCGAGGACGGCGCGTACGGCGGCAAGGGCTCCGAGGCGCACGCCGCCACGGTCATCGGCGACACCGTCGGTGACCCGTTCAAGGACACCGCCGGCCCGGCGATCAACCCGCTGCTCAAGGTGATGAACCTGGTCTCGCTGCTGATCGCGCCGGCCGTGGTGACCTGGAGCATCGGCACCGACGCGAACACCCCGCTGCGGGTGGCCATCGCGCTGGTGGCGCTGGTGATCGTGACCGCCGCGGTGGTCTGGAGCAAGCGCAAGCCGATCTCGATGGGTGACGAGGCGGGGGCCGTCGCGGCGGGCGCCGCGGACACCGCCAAGGCGGCGCAGGACGCGCAGCACACCGATGCCGCGGCGCAGTCGCGGATCAAGGACAACGTGGGCTGA